In Edaphobacter aggregans, the sequence TATCAGTCTGAGGCTTTGCCGCTGGTGAGCCGTAATTACTCTGATCTGCTGGGGCTGGTAACGGGTGTGCGTCAGGCCCCCACGGCCGCGACGACCAGCTCCATCAGCAGCGTTGCGCGTGCAGGCGCGTACAACGTCAATGGCCAGCGCAGCATGTTCAACAACTTCCTTCTGGACGGCATGGACAACAACGCTTACGGGGAGAGCAACCAGGGCTTCGACAACCAGATCATCGCCGTTCCGCCGGACTCGGTCGCGCAGTTCAGCGTGGTCACGAATAACGAGAGCGCCGAGTATGGCCGGTCTTCCGGAGCGACGATCAACACGGCTTCGGCAGGCGGAACGAACAATTTCCACGGCACAGTATATGAGTTCATCCGCAACACGGACCTGAATGCGGTCGGCTTCTTTAAGCCAACCCTTGGCGCCGTTCCCTTCCAAAAGCCCACCTTTAATCGCAATCAGTTCGGCGTGAACCTCGGCGGGCCTATCGTCAGGAACAAGCTGTTCTTCTTCCTTGACTATGAAGGCTTCCGGCAGACGCTCAAGCCGCTCAGTGTACTTACGCTGCCGACGCAGAATGAGCTTAAGGGTGTCCTCGTGGCCTCGGTGAAGAACCCCCCGACGGGCGTCGTCTACCCGGCTGGAACTCCCATTCCGGCGAGCGCGATTAATCCACTCTCGGCGCAGATCATATCGTTCTTCAAGCAGATCCCGGGACTGCCTCAGTCCGGTTCGGCTACGACAGGTCTTGCGTCGAATGACTACTCGGTGCAGGCGCCCTTTACTGACAACGCGGACAAGGGCGACCTTCGCCTGGACTACCAGCAGAACCCCAGCAGCTCGTGGTTTCTGCGCATCAGCGACCGCAAGGAAAACGCAGTTAACTACCCGACGATCCCGATCCCGCTTGACGGCCAGACCAACGGCAATATTCGCATTCTGGACCAGCAGATTGCGCTGGGCTATACGCATCTGATGGGAGCGAACAAGATCGTGGACGCTCGCCTGGGGCTCTCGCGCACCAAGGCCGGCAAGTACAACCTCTCGATTGGGGACACGTCCTTCACGATTCCAGGACTGCCCAATAATCCGATTGTCGCCGGCGGCCTGCCTTCGATCGGCATCAACGGTTTTACCGGATTCGGCCGGCAGAGCACAAATCCGCAGTGGCAGAACCCGGCGTTGCTCGATCCCAAGGTTAACTTCACCTGGGTACGCGGCAACCACTCTCTGAAGTTCGGCTATGAGTACGAGCATATCTGGATGGCCGTCAACGACAACAATCCGCTCTACGGTTCTTACACCTATAACGGCGGGTACAGTGCTGTCGGGTCTCCCGTATCGGACAGCTATTGGGCGGACTTCCTCTTCGGCACAACGAACTCCTACTCGCTGGCCAACTACTTCGTTGCTCATCTTCGCCAGACGATGCACAGCGTCTACGCGCAGGATGACTGGAAGGTAAGCCCCAAGCTAACGCTGAACCTTGGCCTGCGCTGGGAGTATGGCTCGCCCTATTCAGAGCAGAACAATTACATCTCTAACTGGGATCCCACCTCACAGACTGTGTTGACCACCACCCCTGGCGCTGTTGCAGGGAACGGCATCACGCCTTACTCCGGAGGCGGAGTCTACGGTAAGACGCTGGTCAACCCCGATCTCAATGACTTCGCTCCACGTATTGGCTTCGCATACTCACCGCAGGCGAATACTTCGATCCGCGGCGGATTCGGCGTGAGCTTTGTGCACTACACACGCGCGGGCTCAG encodes:
- a CDS encoding TonB-dependent receptor, with product MRTYFGYFLTALLCVFLLPGAVFAQYENGSIVGTVRDGSGAVISGATVTVTNIATGVVSMRTTNDSGDYEVPALHVGQYNVQITHEGFSPARATDITVSVASRQRIDLTLKVGETATTVEVSGVSLQVETDTSQRGQIVTQYQSEALPLVSRNYSDLLGLVTGVRQAPTAATTSSISSVARAGAYNVNGQRSMFNNFLLDGMDNNAYGESNQGFDNQIIAVPPDSVAQFSVVTNNESAEYGRSSGATINTASAGGTNNFHGTVYEFIRNTDLNAVGFFKPTLGAVPFQKPTFNRNQFGVNLGGPIVRNKLFFFLDYEGFRQTLKPLSVLTLPTQNELKGVLVASVKNPPTGVVYPAGTPIPASAINPLSAQIISFFKQIPGLPQSGSATTGLASNDYSVQAPFTDNADKGDLRLDYQQNPSSSWFLRISDRKENAVNYPTIPIPLDGQTNGNIRILDQQIALGYTHLMGANKIVDARLGLSRTKAGKYNLSIGDTSFTIPGLPNNPIVAGGLPSIGINGFTGFGRQSTNPQWQNPALLDPKVNFTWVRGNHSLKFGYEYEHIWMAVNDNNPLYGSYTYNGGYSAVGSPVSDSYWADFLFGTTNSYSLANYFVAHLRQTMHSVYAQDDWKVSPKLTLNLGLRWEYGSPYSEQNNYISNWDPTSQTVLTTTPGAVAGNGITPYSGGGVYGKTLVNPDLNDFAPRIGFAYSPQANTSIRGGFGVSFVHYTRAGSGDILAINAPQAQFASVTQTAPSATNPRCTTLPAQIIAPGATTPSCYATAEQGFPSALVTAFNPATDNITWIPKNTADSYVENYFLSVQRALWKNSLLDVAYVGNHGLKLQGFLNANQLNPSVITNGKFTRPFGNWPSDITAAVNSFYSNYNALQIRYEQRMVGGLTLLNSFTWEHSLDNASASLEGNTPSPQDGNNIRADYAQSDYNLPIANITSVIYELPFGHGRRFLNDSNGFVDALLGGWQLSAINTAQAGTPFNLVYTANATTAVSPQIGATYRGANEYRPNIVPGQKVTQDRSSRAAGTGYVNYINYNAFSLPATKSTSGALLSPFGNASRNPGRTPAFYQTDLALNKKFTTPIERVKVEFRTEFYNIFNHTNLYLPSSGLGGTLGGTPTSGGVISSTFEPRIIQFGLKVMF